The following coding sequences lie in one Moritella viscosa genomic window:
- a CDS encoding putative lipoprotein gives MRKLIIIFTSILALSGCQLLSDPNALLQNGNTLTNSSLDIAIEANEEYTYQGQYHYEEFYKFDNDVGGTVHVGNLAVYQNANTHTFVMVHKKTCNHRCTFSTTSNVEEDESPSSFWVSGRKIFKRNGKMNLSKDSDIIELLTFKDKEFHNENIFNTSGYTSALGNSYFQVLVATPIGQPMVKVKDVITLSEI, from the coding sequence ATGCGCAAATTAATTATCATATTCACGAGTATATTGGCCTTAAGTGGTTGTCAGTTATTATCAGATCCTAATGCTTTACTGCAAAATGGTAACACTTTAACTAACTCATCATTAGATATCGCAATCGAAGCAAACGAAGAATACACTTATCAAGGACAATATCATTATGAAGAATTTTATAAATTCGACAATGATGTAGGTGGAACCGTACATGTAGGTAATCTAGCGGTATATCAAAATGCGAATACACACACCTTCGTAATGGTACATAAAAAAACATGTAATCATCGCTGTACGTTCTCAACAACATCAAATGTTGAAGAAGATGAGTCACCATCTAGCTTTTGGGTTTCAGGTCGAAAAATATTTAAACGAAATGGGAAAATGAATCTATCAAAAGATTCCGATATTATTGAACTCCTGACATTTAAAGATAAAGAGTTTCACAATGAAAACATCTTTAATACAAGTGGTTACACTAGTGCTTTAGGTAACTCTTACTTTCAAGTCTTAGTTGCAACACCGATAGGGCAACCAATGGTGAAAGTAAAAGATGTTATAACACTATCTGAAATATAA
- a CDS encoding putative C4-dicarboxylate/malic acid transport protein — protein MLNQIRINFKLLPTPAAGLALGISSLGGLWELVYGFNGYIQTMTAGVAAGILFSLLLRFIIHPKTLWNDLSHHVVGSVVPTFAMATMVVSNSLITSSPALSTTIWLAAIIVHLVFLVVFLYHRFQDMQLQHMVPSWFVPPIGLIVAVFTCPQPEKFEPICYAILVFGIINYAILLPIMLNRLIFGEKVQTGAKPSIALLAAPASLCLTGYLAFVTKPSPIIVAVLLGIALLMTVVTYMALLHLSRLTFSPGFAAFTFPLVISAKALYSTGDWFKSVGIAEHYITQLHVIALFELWAATAVVTWVSACYIKCLVAKLQDMYLVYKTQILVTV, from the coding sequence ATGTTAAACCAAATTAGAATTAACTTTAAACTATTGCCAACTCCAGCCGCAGGTCTTGCTTTAGGTATTTCGTCACTGGGGGGGTTATGGGAGTTGGTGTATGGTTTTAATGGTTATATCCAGACCATGACTGCGGGTGTTGCTGCTGGGATCCTGTTCTCTTTATTATTGCGTTTTATTATTCATCCAAAAACGTTATGGAATGACCTTTCTCATCACGTTGTTGGTAGTGTTGTACCAACATTTGCAATGGCGACCATGGTGGTATCAAATTCGTTAATTACGTCATCACCAGCGCTATCTACGACCATATGGTTGGCTGCTATCATTGTTCATTTGGTGTTTTTGGTGGTGTTTCTCTATCACCGTTTTCAAGACATGCAATTACAGCATATGGTGCCGAGTTGGTTTGTGCCACCAATTGGTTTGATTGTTGCGGTATTTACTTGTCCTCAGCCGGAGAAATTTGAACCTATCTGCTACGCTATTTTAGTTTTTGGTATTATCAATTACGCAATTTTATTACCTATCATGCTTAACCGACTTATTTTTGGTGAAAAAGTGCAGACTGGCGCAAAACCATCTATTGCGTTATTAGCTGCCCCTGCTAGTTTATGTCTAACTGGATACTTGGCTTTTGTGACGAAACCGTCACCGATTATTGTGGCGGTGTTATTGGGGATTGCCTTATTGATGACGGTTGTTACTTATATGGCGTTATTACATCTATCGCGTTTAACGTTTAGTCCTGGTTTTGCCGCTTTTACTTTTCCTTTAGTGATCAGTGCTAAAGCGCTTTATAGCACAGGTGATTGGTTTAAAAGTGTCGGTATTGCTGAGCACTATATCACTCAATTACACGTGATTGCCTTATTTGAATTATGGGCTGCAACAGCTGTCGTTACTTGGGTTAGTGCCTGTTACATAAAATGTTTGGTAGCTAAATTACAAGATATGTATCTTGTGTATAAAACGCAGATACTAGTAACTGTATAA
- the bcrC gene encoding undecaprenyl-diphosphatase, with amino-acid sequence MQQLNNLLFSAINQFAGQNQLFDYFFIFFAEGMPYVFIALVMILWFRSKEQSKRYLIGATLTSVVGIAINTLIAQVYFHPRPFMNNLGTTLVEHAANSSFPSDHTTFMFCIAFSLLLHQATRKLAFGLTVLAVIGGLSRVYIGVHFPFDIAAASVVSVFSAIMLHAVRHKLVVYYNVIISINDRLTRRVL; translated from the coding sequence ATGCAACAATTAAACAACTTACTCTTTTCTGCAATTAATCAATTTGCTGGCCAAAACCAACTCTTTGACTACTTTTTCATTTTCTTCGCAGAAGGCATGCCTTATGTCTTTATCGCATTGGTTATGATTTTATGGTTTCGCAGTAAAGAGCAATCGAAGCGTTATCTTATTGGTGCAACACTGACTTCTGTTGTTGGTATCGCGATTAATACACTTATTGCTCAGGTTTATTTCCACCCTCGCCCTTTTATGAACAATTTGGGTACAACACTTGTTGAACACGCTGCAAATTCATCATTCCCCTCTGATCACACCACATTTATGTTTTGTATTGCATTTAGTTTATTGCTTCATCAAGCAACAAGAAAATTGGCGTTTGGGTTAACGGTATTAGCTGTAATAGGTGGGTTATCTCGTGTGTATATTGGCGTGCATTTTCCTTTCGACATTGCCGCAGCATCCGTTGTAAGTGTATTCTCAGCCATAATGCTGCATGCAGTCAGACATAAATTAGTCGTCTATTATAACGTTATTATTTCCATTAATGACCGTTTAACAAGACGAGTTCTATAA
- a CDS encoding probable allantoicase, giving the protein MTTELNFDRHINLADEKLGAEAIFATDDFFADKQRMLKTEAAVFVPDLYDENGKWMDGWESRRKRHEGYDYCIVRLGLPGSIEGLNIDTSNFTGNYAPSASVDACFVDDGQEPKAETVWTEILGSESLQGDSEHLFSLTGDAIYTHVRLNIYPDGGVARLRVYGKPSINWDTIGSDQEIDLAATVNGGRAIACNDEHFGVMGNLLNPGRGVNMGDGWETARRRTPGNDWVIIALGNKGSVDRIEIDTAHFKGNFPDSVNIQAACVAGGTEEQIQAQSLFWRELLPAQKLSADNIHNFEKQVNSLGDITHIRVNIYPDGGISRVRLFGTVSK; this is encoded by the coding sequence ATGACTACTGAATTAAATTTTGACCGCCATATTAACCTTGCTGATGAAAAGCTCGGTGCGGAAGCTATTTTTGCAACGGATGATTTTTTTGCTGATAAGCAACGAATGCTAAAAACAGAAGCCGCCGTATTTGTACCCGATCTATATGATGAAAATGGTAAATGGATGGACGGTTGGGAATCTCGTCGTAAGCGCCATGAAGGTTATGATTACTGTATCGTTCGTTTAGGTTTACCTGGTTCAATTGAAGGTCTGAATATTGATACATCAAACTTTACTGGTAACTATGCGCCTTCAGCCTCTGTTGACGCCTGTTTTGTCGATGATGGTCAAGAACCAAAAGCAGAAACAGTATGGACAGAAATACTCGGTTCAGAATCATTACAAGGTGATAGTGAGCATTTATTTAGCCTAACAGGTGATGCTATTTATACCCATGTACGCCTTAACATTTATCCTGACGGTGGTGTTGCACGTTTACGCGTTTACGGTAAGCCAAGTATTAACTGGGATACTATCGGATCCGATCAAGAAATTGATTTAGCGGCAACAGTTAACGGTGGCCGTGCAATTGCTTGTAACGATGAACACTTTGGTGTGATGGGTAATTTATTGAACCCTGGTCGTGGTGTGAACATGGGTGATGGCTGGGAAACAGCACGCCGTCGTACACCGGGTAATGATTGGGTCATTATCGCATTAGGTAATAAGGGCAGTGTTGATCGTATCGAAATCGATACAGCGCACTTTAAAGGTAATTTCCCAGATTCAGTCAATATCCAAGCCGCTTGTGTGGCTGGCGGTACCGAAGAGCAGATCCAAGCACAAAGCTTATTCTGGCGCGAACTGTTGCCAGCACAAAAACTATCTGCAGATAATATTCATAACTTTGAAAAACAAGTGAACTCGCTTGGTGATATTACTCACATTCGTGTAAATATTTATCCAGACGGTGGTATTAGCCGAGTACGACTGTTCGGTACTGTATCTAAATAA
- a CDS encoding putative OHCU decarboxylase, translating to MTHFNTCKPSQLSQSDFVAVFADIYEHSPWVAEEAYQRHQHQGIDIDDIATLQQCMADILLAADPEQQLALINAHPDLAGRAAVNGELTAASTSEQAGAGIDQCTAEEFTHFTQLNDAYKAKFNFPFIKAVRGANRFLILADFKRRIQNNIDAEFKQALLEINKIAAFRLNDL from the coding sequence ATGACACATTTTAATACCTGCAAACCAAGTCAACTATCACAATCCGATTTTGTGGCTGTGTTTGCTGATATCTATGAACACAGCCCTTGGGTTGCAGAAGAAGCCTATCAACGACACCAACACCAAGGTATCGATATCGATGATATTGCCACATTACAGCAATGCATGGCGGACATTTTACTTGCGGCAGATCCTGAGCAACAACTTGCATTAATCAATGCCCACCCTGATTTAGCAGGTCGCGCAGCAGTTAATGGTGAACTTACCGCCGCATCAACCTCTGAACAAGCAGGTGCAGGAATAGATCAATGCACAGCTGAAGAGTTTACCCATTTCACACAACTCAATGATGCCTATAAAGCGAAATTTAATTTCCCTTTCATCAAAGCTGTGCGTGGTGCTAACCGTTTTTTAATCTTAGCGGACTTTAAACGTCGAATTCAAAATAATATCGACGCCGAGTTCAAACAAGCATTATTAGAAATAAACAAAATCGCCGCATTTCGTTTAAACGATTTATAA
- a CDS encoding polysaccharide deacetylase produces MTVAYPRDLIGYGQNVPNANWPNKARLAISFVLNYEEGGERCVLHGDSESEAFLSEMPGAVPLQGVRNLSMESCYEYGSRSGVWRLLSLFADYQIPLTVFAVAMALERHPDVAKAFVAANHEICSHGYRWLDYQYTDESEEREHLHKAIDIIKRLTGKRPTGWYTGRLGPNTRRLVAEEGGFLYDSDAYDDDLPYWVKANNQPHLVIPYTLDVNDMRFATAQGFNSGEQFFQYLKDSFDTLYAEGVTSPKMMSVGLHCRLIGRPGRVASLKRFLDYVQQHDDVWLCTREQIANHWIKHHPYEDA; encoded by the coding sequence ATGACTGTTGCCTATCCCAGAGATCTTATTGGTTATGGCCAAAATGTGCCAAATGCCAACTGGCCTAACAAAGCACGCTTAGCTATCTCATTTGTTCTTAACTATGAAGAAGGTGGCGAACGTTGCGTATTACATGGTGATAGTGAATCAGAAGCTTTTCTATCCGAAATGCCCGGCGCAGTTCCTTTACAAGGTGTACGTAATCTCAGTATGGAGTCTTGCTATGAGTATGGCAGCCGTTCAGGTGTTTGGCGTTTGTTAAGTTTATTCGCTGACTATCAAATACCACTCACCGTATTTGCAGTTGCAATGGCCTTAGAAAGACACCCTGATGTAGCCAAAGCATTTGTTGCTGCAAACCACGAGATTTGTAGCCATGGTTATCGCTGGCTTGATTATCAATATACCGATGAATCCGAAGAGCGTGAACACTTACATAAAGCGATCGACATTATCAAAAGGCTAACAGGAAAACGTCCGACGGGTTGGTATACTGGCCGGTTGGGTCCTAACACCCGACGTTTGGTCGCTGAAGAAGGTGGTTTTCTATATGACTCAGACGCCTATGATGATGACCTACCGTATTGGGTTAAAGCCAACAATCAACCGCACTTGGTGATCCCTTATACCTTAGATGTGAATGATATGCGCTTTGCAACTGCACAGGGTTTTAATAGTGGCGAGCAATTCTTTCAATACTTAAAAGACAGCTTCGACACCCTTTATGCTGAAGGTGTTACATCACCAAAAATGATGTCAGTAGGGCTACATTGCCGCTTAATCGGCCGTCCAGGTCGCGTGGCATCATTAAAGCGTTTCTTAGATTACGTACAACAGCATGATGATGTGTGGCTATGTACTCGAGAACAAATAGCAAATCACTGGATCAAACATCACCCATATGAGGATGCGTAA
- a CDS encoding sodium:dicarboxylate symporter: protein MSNTESVGTPTLSQKLWFNLPLWQKIVIGMILGITVGIIFGEDAAILKPIGSLFVNTIKMLIVPLVFCSIIVGITSMQDTSKMGRIGFKAVMFYLISTAVAISIGLLLGNLLQPGAGLELVAQQAEAVKETASLAETIVGLVPTNPVGALAQGHILQIIVFAVALGVSLTLIGEKGKPAISVFESLAEAMYKLTDLVMKLAPYGVFALMAWVAGKFGLALLLPLMKVIGAVYLGSILHVLGVYSALIVFIAKLSPVQYFRGIVDAQVVAFTTTSSAGTLPVSMKCARENLGVSKSVSSFVLPLGTTINMDGTALYQGVTTLFVAQAFGIDLGMPEYITIILTATLASIGTAGVPGAGLIMLTLVLTTVGLPVEGVALIAGIDRILDMARTTVNISGDIAASVIIAKSEKELDTTIYNAK from the coding sequence TTGAGTAATACTGAATCAGTAGGTACCCCGACTTTAAGCCAAAAACTATGGTTTAACTTACCCCTTTGGCAGAAAATTGTTATCGGTATGATCCTCGGTATTACCGTGGGTATTATCTTTGGTGAAGATGCAGCCATTCTAAAACCAATCGGGTCATTATTTGTTAACACCATTAAAATGTTAATTGTGCCACTGGTTTTCTGCTCAATCATTGTTGGTATCACCTCAATGCAAGATACCAGTAAAATGGGACGCATTGGTTTTAAAGCAGTGATGTTCTATCTTATCTCTACCGCAGTTGCTATCTCCATCGGCCTATTATTAGGTAATTTGTTACAGCCAGGTGCAGGTTTAGAACTCGTCGCTCAACAAGCTGAAGCGGTAAAAGAAACCGCGTCGTTAGCTGAGACGATTGTTGGGTTAGTACCAACTAACCCTGTAGGAGCTCTAGCTCAAGGTCATATTCTACAAATCATCGTATTTGCGGTGGCTCTTGGTGTATCACTGACCCTGATTGGTGAAAAAGGTAAACCAGCAATTTCGGTTTTCGAAAGCCTTGCAGAAGCAATGTACAAGCTAACGGATCTAGTGATGAAACTGGCACCCTACGGTGTATTTGCATTGATGGCATGGGTGGCAGGTAAATTTGGTTTAGCGCTACTATTACCACTTATGAAAGTCATTGGTGCGGTTTACCTTGGTAGTATCTTACATGTGTTAGGTGTTTATAGCGCACTGATTGTATTTATTGCAAAACTAAGTCCAGTACAATATTTCCGCGGTATTGTTGATGCGCAAGTTGTTGCTTTCACCACGACATCAAGTGCAGGAACATTACCAGTATCAATGAAATGTGCACGTGAGAACCTCGGTGTATCAAAAAGCGTATCAAGCTTTGTATTACCACTGGGTACCACTATCAACATGGATGGCACCGCACTTTATCAAGGTGTAACAACATTATTTGTTGCACAAGCATTTGGTATTGATTTAGGTATGCCTGAATACATCACAATTATCTTAACTGCGACATTAGCATCTATTGGAACTGCGGGTGTACCAGGTGCAGGTCTTATCATGCTAACGTTAGTACTTACTACTGTCGGTCTACCTGTTGAAGGTGTTGCACTGATTGCCGGTATCGACCGTATTCTGGATATGGCACGTACTACCGTGAATATTTCTGGTGATATTGCCGCATCAGTGATCATTGCCAAATCAGAAAAAGAATTAGATACCACGATTTATAACGCAAAATAG
- a CDS encoding ureidoglycolate hydrolase codes for MTNIITLEPLTTEAFKPYGDVIATTDRDYFMINNGSTRRYHQLADVDTETEGGRTIISIFQATPLTYPLSVSMMERHPLGSQAFIPLFGNAYLILVAAPTGDLKQERLDSQTIRGFISDGSQGINYHKGVWHHPILALTDQDQFLIVDRAGPGNNCEEVHFTDAETRIFEKQ; via the coding sequence ATGACTAACATTATTACACTTGAACCATTAACAACAGAAGCGTTTAAACCTTACGGGGATGTGATCGCAACTACGGATCGTGATTATTTCATGATCAACAATGGTTCTACGCGTCGCTACCATCAGCTTGCCGATGTCGACACCGAAACAGAGGGTGGTCGTACGATCATTAGTATCTTTCAGGCAACACCATTAACTTATCCATTGTCGGTAAGCATGATGGAGCGCCACCCGTTAGGTTCACAGGCGTTTATTCCTTTATTTGGCAATGCGTATTTAATTTTAGTCGCCGCGCCAACCGGTGATCTAAAGCAAGAACGACTAGATAGTCAAACTATCCGTGGCTTTATCAGCGATGGGTCACAGGGTATTAATTATCACAAAGGTGTTTGGCACCACCCTATCCTCGCGTTAACAGATCAAGATCAATTCTTGATCGTCGATCGCGCAGGTCCGGGAAACAACTGTGAAGAAGTACATTTTACCGATGCTGAAACACGCATATTTGAAAAACAGTAA
- a CDS encoding membrane protein, whose amino-acid sequence MDPHITEWLNLAIRWMHMIFGIAWIGASFYFVWLENHLNRINPKTGLAGDLWAIHGGGIYHLEKYKLAPAKMPETLHWFKWEAYTTFLSGISLLTVVYYFNAQSMLISPESGLTEWQGIAIGIATIVVGWIVYHLLCESPLAQKPALMGAVLMLMIIAVAYGLSLVFTGRAAYIHVGAMIGSIMVGNVFFVIMPGQRKMIAAVSKGEQPDPKDPAKALLRSRHNNYLTLPVLFIMISNHFPSTYGSEYNWLILAAVSIISVLVRHYFNTRHQHQKYAWTLPFAAFAMITLAFVTKPTVDNSAPQVAFSEVQSIVAERCAVCHATAGVAPMAGVHLDTAENIKLNSDRVLSAVRNRVMPQGNITKMTDDERTVVINWINQGTKI is encoded by the coding sequence ATGGATCCGCATATTACGGAATGGCTGAATCTTGCGATTCGATGGATGCATATGATTTTTGGTATCGCTTGGATCGGTGCCTCATTCTATTTTGTATGGCTAGAAAACCATCTTAATCGCATCAACCCAAAAACGGGTTTAGCTGGTGACCTTTGGGCTATTCATGGCGGTGGTATTTACCACTTAGAAAAGTACAAACTTGCGCCAGCAAAAATGCCTGAAACACTACATTGGTTTAAATGGGAAGCGTACACAACTTTCCTTAGCGGTATCTCACTGTTAACCGTCGTATATTACTTTAATGCGCAATCGATGCTGATTTCACCCGAATCAGGCTTAACTGAATGGCAAGGTATTGCAATTGGTATCGCGACAATTGTGGTTGGCTGGATTGTTTATCATTTATTATGTGAGTCACCATTAGCTCAGAAACCCGCATTAATGGGCGCAGTGCTGATGTTAATGATCATTGCCGTAGCGTATGGCCTATCACTGGTATTCACAGGTCGTGCAGCCTATATCCATGTTGGCGCGATGATAGGATCGATCATGGTCGGCAACGTGTTCTTTGTTATTATGCCGGGACAACGAAAAATGATTGCGGCAGTATCGAAAGGTGAACAACCCGACCCGAAAGATCCAGCAAAGGCACTATTACGTTCGCGTCATAATAACTACTTAACATTACCTGTGTTATTCATCATGATCAGTAATCACTTCCCAAGTACCTATGGGAGTGAATATAACTGGTTAATATTAGCGGCAGTATCAATTATCAGTGTGTTAGTGCGTCATTATTTCAATACGCGTCACCAACATCAGAAATACGCATGGACATTACCGTTCGCCGCTTTTGCCATGATCACGTTAGCGTTTGTGACGAAACCAACAGTCGATAACAGCGCACCACAAGTCGCATTTAGTGAAGTACAAAGTATTGTCGCAGAACGTTGCGCCGTATGCCATGCAACCGCAGGTGTTGCACCGATGGCTGGTGTACACCTTGATACAGCTGAAAATATTAAGCTAAATTCAGACCGAGTGTTGTCGGCAGTACGTAACCGCGTTATGCCCCAAGGCAATATCACTAAAATGACCGATGATGAACGTACCGTCGTGATAAACTGGATAAACCAAGGCACAAAAATATAA
- a CDS encoding 5-hydroxyisourate hydrolase — protein sequence MSGLSTHVLDTANGVPGAGISIKLYKVEADQLELVASAVTNSDGRTDSLLLTSDELLVGKYQLQFDTADYFRARGAMVPETAFLDDIVIRFGISDTQAHYHVPLLVSPFSYSTYRGS from the coding sequence ATGAGTGGACTCAGTACACATGTACTTGATACAGCCAATGGTGTTCCAGGTGCTGGTATCAGTATTAAATTATATAAGGTAGAAGCAGATCAATTAGAGTTAGTCGCTTCAGCCGTCACTAACAGTGATGGACGAACTGATTCTTTATTATTAACCAGTGATGAACTGCTTGTTGGTAAGTATCAACTACAATTTGATACGGCAGATTATTTCCGGGCACGTGGAGCAATGGTGCCAGAAACTGCTTTTTTAGATGACATTGTTATCCGTTTTGGTATTAGCGATACACAAGCGCATTACCATGTACCGCTGTTGGTATCCCCGTTCAGTTATTCGACTTATCGTGGTAGTTAG
- a CDS encoding transporter, permease family has product MDKTQQGSELQGSAKGGILERLFKLSEHGTTVKTELMAGLTTFVTMAYIIFVNPDIMAKTGMDKDALVVATCIGAAIGCMLMGLYANWPVGLAPGMGLNAFFTYTVVFDMGYTWQVAMAAVFVSGVLFALMSFYKIREWILDSIPQSLRYAMTAGVGLFLGIIGFKNAGIVVAFEPTLTTLGNFKEPSVLLAALTFLIIGSLFRRNLFGAVLIGMLVTTLAGIPLGLVSAPASIISTPPSIAPLFMAMDFEHLFYNAEGLFNVGMISIIISFLFVNMFDTAGTLMGVADKANLINEKGEIENLKKSLKADSVSSVLGACVGCPPVTSYVESASGVAAGGRTGLTAVTVGVLFLAATFFTDVALIIPSYATAGALIFVSFLMMSGLSKVNWDEFTDYVPACITAIMMAFTFSIANGIALGFIAYTFLKVGSGKAKEVSISIWVLTAVFVAKLAFM; this is encoded by the coding sequence ATGGATAAAACACAACAAGGATCTGAGTTACAGGGATCAGCTAAAGGTGGCATATTAGAGAGGTTATTTAAACTCTCTGAGCATGGTACTACGGTGAAAACTGAGCTTATGGCAGGTTTAACAACCTTCGTTACTATGGCTTACATTATTTTTGTAAACCCAGATATTATGGCAAAGACTGGCATGGATAAGGATGCGCTGGTTGTTGCTACTTGTATTGGTGCTGCAATTGGCTGTATGTTGATGGGACTATACGCGAACTGGCCAGTGGGACTTGCGCCGGGTATGGGGCTTAATGCTTTCTTTACTTATACAGTCGTATTTGACATGGGTTACACATGGCAGGTCGCTATGGCGGCTGTGTTTGTCTCGGGTGTACTCTTTGCGTTAATGAGTTTTTATAAGATTCGAGAATGGATATTAGACAGTATTCCGCAGAGCTTACGCTATGCAATGACAGCTGGAGTGGGTCTGTTCTTAGGCATCATTGGTTTTAAAAATGCTGGGATCGTTGTTGCTTTTGAACCGACGCTGACGACATTAGGTAATTTTAAAGAGCCGAGTGTATTACTTGCCGCATTAACTTTCCTCATCATTGGTTCATTATTCCGTCGTAATCTATTTGGCGCGGTATTAATCGGTATGTTAGTTACAACGCTTGCTGGTATTCCACTCGGTCTGGTTTCTGCACCTGCGTCAATTATTTCTACGCCACCAAGCATTGCGCCATTATTCATGGCGATGGATTTTGAACACCTGTTTTATAATGCTGAAGGGCTATTTAATGTCGGTATGATCAGTATCATTATCTCGTTTTTATTTGTTAACATGTTTGATACGGCGGGCACATTAATGGGGGTCGCGGATAAAGCGAATCTGATTAATGAAAAAGGTGAAATTGAGAATCTGAAAAAATCACTGAAAGCAGATTCTGTATCAAGCGTATTAGGTGCTTGTGTCGGTTGCCCGCCAGTTACATCTTATGTTGAAAGTGCATCTGGCGTTGCGGCTGGTGGCCGAACGGGTTTAACTGCAGTGACGGTTGGAGTGTTATTTTTAGCGGCGACCTTCTTTACGGATGTTGCGTTAATTATTCCAAGTTATGCGACTGCGGGTGCACTTATTTTTGTTTCTTTCTTGATGATGAGTGGCCTGAGTAAAGTAAACTGGGATGAGTTTACCGATTATGTACCAGCCTGTATTACGGCAATTATGATGGCCTTCACGTTCTCTATCGCGAATGGTATTGCACTTGGTTTTATCGCTTATACTTTCTTAAAAGTAGGTTCAGGTAAAGCAAAAGAAGTATCAATTAGTATTTGGGTATTAACGGCTGTGTTTGTTGCTAAATTAGCGTTTATGTAA
- a CDS encoding metal dependent phosphohydrolase: protein MLIEQDITCITIGAYIEKITLQTGSFRLTQSEWVKNEVVINKLIELGIQRVLVDTEKFDAQMAADAVTLNSIETKRKHEFKVKMTQAKALISTSKDVQKKIFKHIEEGLEIDLCSVKTLTTELIDTLFTDSDALMCAINIRNKDEYLLEHSFSVSMLMALFSRYLGIDKTVIRELAIGAFLHDIGKIRTPDHILNKPGKLTSDEFGIMKLHVNHSIDIIKSIPGISKISSDVAAIHHEKLNGEGYPYGLIGQQISRFGRMLSICDIYDALTANRCYKEGLTQLKSFGILRSLAQDGQLDLDLVHAFIKCMGVYPVGSLVKLNSNRLAIVEGYNKADPIRPKVNSFYSLDKQDFELTNRIDLSMADDEISESVRADDFDLDMEEIMRFLVSEA from the coding sequence ATGCTTATAGAGCAAGATATTACCTGTATCACTATTGGTGCTTACATCGAAAAAATAACCCTTCAAACAGGCAGTTTCAGGCTTACTCAATCTGAATGGGTTAAAAACGAAGTAGTGATTAATAAGCTTATTGAATTGGGAATTCAACGGGTATTAGTTGATACCGAAAAGTTTGACGCTCAAATGGCCGCGGATGCTGTAACCCTTAATTCAATTGAGACTAAGCGTAAACATGAATTCAAGGTGAAGATGACGCAAGCCAAAGCGCTGATCTCGACCTCTAAAGACGTACAAAAGAAAATATTTAAGCATATTGAAGAAGGATTAGAAATTGATCTTTGTTCAGTTAAAACGCTCACCACAGAATTAATCGATACCTTATTTACTGATTCTGATGCATTAATGTGCGCGATTAATATTCGCAACAAAGATGAATATTTGTTAGAGCATTCATTTTCTGTCTCTATGTTAATGGCGTTATTTTCTCGTTATCTTGGTATTGATAAAACAGTGATCAGAGAACTGGCTATTGGTGCATTTTTACATGATATAGGTAAGATACGTACACCAGACCACATTTTAAATAAACCGGGTAAACTGACATCCGATGAGTTTGGAATTATGAAACTACATGTGAATCATTCCATCGATATTATTAAATCTATTCCTGGTATTTCTAAAATTAGCTCGGATGTTGCGGCCATACACCATGAAAAGTTAAATGGAGAAGGCTATCCATATGGTCTGATAGGGCAACAAATATCTCGATTTGGCCGTATGCTTTCTATCTGTGATATCTATGATGCACTCACTGCAAACCGCTGTTATAAAGAAGGGTTAACCCAGCTAAAATCATTCGGTATTCTGCGTAGTCTGGCTCAAGACGGACAACTGGATTTGGACTTAGTGCATGCTTTTATTAAATGTATGGGTGTCTACCCAGTTGGTTCTCTGGTAAAACTAAACTCCAATCGTTTGGCAATTGTCGAAGGTTATAACAAAGCAGATCCTATTAGACCTAAAGTGAATTCGTTTTATAGCTTAGATAAACAGGATTTTGAACTAACAAATCGGATTGACTTATCTATGGCTGATGATGAAATTTCAGAGTCGGTGAGAGCGGATGATTTTGATTTAGATATGGAAGAAATAATGCGATTTTTAGTCAGCGAAGCGTAA